In Streptomyces pluripotens, the genomic window GCGTTCCGAGGGCCAGGTACTGGCCACCAACGTCGATCACGTCGTCATCTGTGTGTCGCTCGCGGTCGAACTGGACCTCGGACGCATCGAGCGGTTCCTGGCGCTTGCCATGTCCTGTTCGAGTGGTGAGGCACTGCTGCGTGACTCGGTGGATTGCGGGGAGTTCAGCGCCGAGCCGGTCGTCGTTCTCACCAAGGCCGACCTCGTACACCCGGCCACCCTCGCTCACCTGGTGGAGGACGTCGAGAGAAGTGCCCCCGGCGTGCCGGTGTTCACCGTCAGCGCCCTGCACGGTGACGGGCTCGATGCCCTCGCCGCGCTCGTCGGCTCCCGCACGAGCGTGTTGCTCGGTCAGTCCGGTGCGGGCAAGTCCACCCTCGCCAACGCCCTGCTCGGGGAGGACGTCATGGACGTACAGGCGGAGCGCGACGTCGATGGCAAGGGGCGGCACACCACGACCACGCGCAACCTGCTCGCCCTGCCCGATGGCGGTGTCCTCATCGACACTCCCGGACTGCGGGGCGTCGGATTGTTCGATGCCGGGAGCGGGGTCGGTCAGGTCTTCGCCGAGATCGAGGAACTGGCCGAGGCATGCCGGTTCCACGACTGTGCCCACCAGAGCGAGCCGGACTGCGCGGTGCGTTCCGCCGTGGAGAACGGGGACCTGCCGGTCCGGCGGCTGGAGAGCTACCGCAAGTTGACGCGGGAGAACCGGTGGATCGTGGCCAAGACCGACGCGCGGGCCCGTGCGGAACTGCGGCGGGACTGGAAGCGGAGGGGTGCCGAGGGCCGGGCGGCGATGGCGGCGAAGCGCAGGCGCTGGACGTAGGTCGGTGCCGGTGAGAGCGCCCCGGGGCTGCCGTCCCGGGCGCTCGCGTCCGGCACGAACCCGTACCCGGTACCGGGTGGGCCGGGCTCGGGATGCCGCCACACGGGGCATGGCGACTCCATCTTGAGCGCGGGTACCAGGCTGCGGCTCACCCACCGGGGCCCGCACCAGGCAACCGCCGTCTTCGCGCCCGCGTCCCGCCCGTTACGCCGAGCGGGTGGAGCGTCGCTGATGTTCCAGCGGTGCGACCCCGTCGTGTGTCACGGTCGCCTCCGATGAGCAGACGGGGAAAGGCGGACGTACACATGGCCCGAGCCGGACGGGTTCTCGCCGCTCTCCTGTTGGCGTTGCTGCCGGTCGCCCCGGCGAGGGCCGTCGCCGAACCGGCGTCGTCCTGGACCGGCAGCTGGGAGACCGCTCCCTCCGGAACCGCCCCCGCACTGCGCGGCGCAGCCGTCCGCAACGTCGTCCACCTCAGCGTGGGTGGCACCGCCGTGCGGATCCGGGTCAGCAACCGGCTCGGCTCCCGGCCCCTGCGGCTCGGGGCGGTCACCGTCGCCCTGCGCCGGGCGGCGGGTCCGGATGCCGTGCCCGGCTCGATGCGCACCGCCACCTTCCACGGTTCCCCGACCGTCACCGTCCCACCGGGCCGAGACACGGTCTCCGACCCGGTGGCGCTGACCGTTCCGGCCGCCGCCGACCTCCTCGTCACCGTGTACACGCCTGACGATGACGGACCCGCCACCCACCACCGGACCGCCCTGCAGACCAGCTACGTGGCCCCCGTCGGTGCCGGCCGGGCCACCGACCCGGACGCCACCGGGTACACCAGGACGATCAGCAGCTGGTACTACGTCACGGGCGTCGACGTCCGAGGGGCCGCAACGGGCAGCGTCGTTGCGTTCGGTGATTCCCTCACCGACGGTCAGGGTTCCACCCCCGACACCAATCACCGCTGGCCCGACCGGCTCGCCGAACAACTGCGCACCCGCCGGCTCGGCGTCCTCAACGCGGGGATCGGCGGCAACCGCCTGCTGCACAACGGCACCGGCCCCAGCGCTCTGGCCCGCCTGGACGCCGATGCCCTGGACCGGGCGGGGGTGCGCGCCCTGGTCGTCTTCGAGGGAATCAACGACATCAAGGGCACCCCGGAGGCGAACGACGCCGAGGCGTACGCCGACGCCTACCGCACCCTCGTCGCCCGCGCTCACGCCCGCGGCATCCGGGTCATCGGCGTCACCCTCACCCCGTACCGCGGCTACCCCGCCTACACGGCCGCCCGCGAGTCCGTGCGGCAGCGGGTGAACGCCTTCCTCCGTACCGGTGGCGCCTTCGACGCCGTCGCCGACGCCGACGCCGCCGTACGCGACCCTGCTGATCCGACCCGCATCCTGCCGCGTTACGACCCCGGCGACCATCTGCACTTCGACGACGCGGGTATGGCAGCCGTCGCCGACACCGTCCTGCTGGCCCTCACCGGGGCGCGCTGACGGCTCACCCCCACACCACCGCGCCCAGCCACGCCGCCGTGATCAGCAGACACGCGAAGAACTCGGCCAGCACGCTGGAGCCGCCCGTCCGCATCGCCGTGCGCAGCGCGGCCATGGCCTGGCCGTGGCCACCCAGCCGTAGCCGTTCGTGGAGGTAGATCCCGGCCATGAAGCCCGGTAGTGCCCCGAGCACTGGCAGCAGGATGAAGCCGAGCAATGCCCCGGCACCCGCATACACCCCCATCCGGGGCGTGGCACCGCTCTGTCGCAGGCGGCGCGGCGGCAGTGCCCAGCGCACCCCCAGCGACAGCAGCAGTACCCCGGTGGCCCCCACCAGAACACCCCAGGCCACCGGCTGTGGGGCCGTCAGCGCCCACCACAGCACCGCGGCCCACACCAGCCACGACCCCGGCACGCCGGGCACCAGCACCCCGCACAGGCCGAGCGCGATCACCACGCCGACCAGCACAAGCTCCCCTGCTCCCATCTGCCCAGGGTGTCGGAGAACGGAAGAAATATCAGGTCAGCCGTCGCGGACCTGGCCATCCAGCTCCCCTTCGCGGTGGCGCCGACCGGGGTGCGGCCGGGCCGTCGGGCAGACCGGCTCCCTCAGCGGACGCACCCGGTGGTCCACGGTCCCGCGGGTACGCGACGACGAGCCGTGCCGCTCCAGCTGGAGTGGCGCCCGTTCGAGGGAGCGGCGGGGTGCGGACCCGGAGCTGCGGGAGCGCACGAAGGGAACCCGGGACCGGGCCATTCCGGCCGACGCCGGATGGTCCTTGCGCGGGGAGGGCCGCCCGGTAGCCGCCAACCGATGCTCGTACTCTTGTTCGTCCATTCACTCGACACGCCGTTCGGTGCAGGCGGATGCACGGGATTTTTCCGATGCGCCGTTTTCATGCGGCCCGTGCGGTGGACAATTAGGGGCATGAGCCAGCAGGGGGGGAGGGTCTCCCGCCATGAGGACGACTGGTGGGGTCAGCTGTACGACGACTCCACTGAGGACACCGGACCCACGGCCGCGTCGGATTCCCTGGACGACCGTTTCGCCTCGGCGAAGAACACGGTGGCGGGACGTCCGGCACAGACGCCGGCGCACGGTGCGGAGCCGGCCGGACGGGGCGGTGACGGTGAGGGCGACGGGCGTGGCGATGGCGGCGACGCGGGGAGGCGGGTGGCCCGGGAACCTGCGGTGCCGGCACAGCGCGCCGCGCAGGCGCCGTCCGCCACGGCGGCAGCCGGGCGGAACACATCCGCGCGTCCCGTATCCGCCGGATCCGCTCAGCCCGCGTCGCCAGGCGGGCCCGCAGCACCCGCTGACCCGCCTCCCGCCCCCACCGAGCCCCTCGCCACCATTTCAGCCCCCACTGACTACACCATCGCGGACGGCACGGGCACCGATTACGTGGGCACCGATTACGTGGGCACTGGCCCCCCCACCTATGACCCCGAGCCCGCCGCGCTCCCGGCCGCAGATCCGGACGGTCTCGGCGAACTGGTCCCGGACACCGTGCTGGACGGGGCGCGGTACGGGGCGTGCACGCTTCGTGCGGCGTCCCTGCGGGGGGACTCCGCGCGGTACCGGGGAGAACCGCGCAGGGACGCACTGCTCACCGCGCGGTTCGGGACGGGCGAGCAGGCGTTGGTCCTGGTCGCGATGGCGACCGGTGCGCGGGCCACACCGGGCGCGCACCTGGCGGCGGCCGAGGCCTGTCGGTGGATCGGGCGGGCCGTGGGCCGCAGCCAGCAGCGGCTCGTGGAGGATATCCGGGCCGCCCGGCGCGGCGACCTCAAATCCGGCCTGCACCGGCTGACCGATCGCAGCCTCGGCAGGCTGCGGACGAGCGCCGCCGAGCAAGGCGTTCACCCGGACGAGTACACGGCCAGCCTGCGTTGTCTGCTGCTGCCTGCTGACCCCGCCTGTCATATCCGCGTGTTCTTCGGCATCGGCGGCGGTGGGCTGTTCCGGCTGCGGGACGGCGAATGGCAGGACATCGAGCCACAGGCGCCCGTTGTGGAGACTGGTTCTCCCGCGGTCGGCGGCTCCGGCTCGCCCGCCATGGAACTCCCCGAGGGCGACCCCCTCACCACGGACCTCGGTATCCCCAGCCCGTCCGGCGCACATGAGCCAGCCCCGGGGGTGCCCCGCGCGCCGTTCCGCTTCCGAGCCTCACCGGCCCGGTCAGGTGACGCCCTGGTGATGTGCACCGAAGGCCTGTCCGACGCGCTGCGCGGCGAACCCGCCCTCTGTGCCTACCTGGCCCGCCGCTGGTCGCGGCCGGGCCGGGACGCTCCAGGCCTGGCCGCGTTCCTCGCCGACGCCCAGGTACGGGTGAAGGGGTACGCCGACGACCGTACGGCGGCGGCCGTCTGGGAATCGTGACCGCTCCACCCTGCGGCGCCTCGCTGCGCTGGTCAGGATTGGCCGCACCCCTCCCGGGGCGGATGGAACCGTACCCCTCCCCGTGGGGCGCAGCACCCGGGATATCCTGCCCGGCGGAACGTGAAGCAACGGCCGCACGCGGCGCTGCCGATGCGCCCATTCGGGGTTGAATTTCGGCCAGTTTCACGGCCCGTTACCGCGCCCCGACTGCCAGTGCCGGGTGCAATTGCGATGCCATCACCGGACGTTGGCGACGTCCGGTAACGGTACGGGAGTACGCCATCGTGTGATCGCCGGACTCCGGGTACCGGGCGCCGTGGCTTGCGCAAGTGGCCGAACCGCCGGTCATCGACGAGGCGCCATGACTGCCCGTGAGTCTGGTGGGCAAGCATCCTCCGTGAACGTGTTCGACCAGGAGGGCAGGCACCGGCGGCGTGTGGGCGGGGGTCATGAAGAGGCAGGCGCTAGGGGGCGGTCTCGGGGTGATGGGGGCCTTCCCGGCGAAGGCGGGAGAAGAGTCCGACACCATCACGGAACACACGTGCCTGCTCCGGCGCAGGCTGGGCCGGGCGGATCTGAAGGCGGTGCCCGAGGCCCGGCGGGAGCTGCGCCGGCTGTTACGGCACTGGGGCAAGCCAGGCCGCTCGGACACAGCCGAACTGCTCACCAGCGAACTGGTCACCAACGCACTCGTCCACACCGACGACGACGCCGTTCTCACGGCCGTGGTGACACCCGGGGGATTGCACGTTGAGGTGAGGGACTTCGTGTCCCGCAGGCCGGAGTTATGTGCCCCGGACACCCGGGAGGACACCCACGGGCGGGGGCTGGTGCTGGTGCAGTCCCTGGCGGACGCCTGGGGCGTGCGGCCGCACGGGGTGGGCAAGTCGGTGTGGTTCGAACTCGGTGCCGAGGCTGCCTGAGACAGGCACTACGAGAGCGGGAAACGGGAGGGGGCGCGACCCACTTGGGTCGCGCCCCCTCCCGTGTTGCGGTCCGGCCGCGGTGATGGCCCAGGGCCGTTAGCCGAACTGCTGCTCCAGGTCCTTCAGCTTGCGTTCCAGTGAGTCCAGGCGCGGCAGGGCCATGGTGTCGTCCTCCGCGGTGAGGTCGACGGTCACCGGCTCAGAACCGCTGCGGACCGGCTGCAGGGAGGGCCGAGCGCGAACGGGCAGTTGCTCCGCGCTCGATATGGCAGGCTCCGCGGTCGTTGGTGCCGGGGCGCGCTCGACCGCCTGCACCTCGACCTGCCGGCCGGCCCGGCCCACGAACCCGCGGTGGCCCCGGCTGATGGCCTTGAGCTGGGCTCGCTCCACGCGCTGCTGGTCGCGCCGCCGCTGTCGTGCTTCCTCCTTCTGCCGCCTGTCCTCGCGGACCTCCTCGACCGCCTCGTCGAGACTGCGCACGCCCTCCAGGAGCATCAGCGACCAGGCCCGGTAGGTTTCGCGGGGGGCCCGCAGCCAGCGGACGATCCGGATCTGCGGAAGCGGACGCGGCACCAGGCCCTGCTCGCGCAGCGCGGCGCGGCGGGTCTGCTTGAGCGCCCGGTCGAAGAGGACGGCCGCCGACAGTGACATGCCGGAGAAGAACTGCGGCGCACCGTCGTGGCCGATGCCCCGGGGCGCGTGCACCCAGTTGAACCAGGCCGCTGCCGCGGCGAACATCCACACAAGTATCCGGGAGCCGAGGGCGGCGTCACCGTGGCTGGCTTCGCGTACTGCGAGGACGGAGCAGAACATCGCCGCACCGTCCAGGCCGAACGGCACCAGGTACTGCCAGCCGTCGGTCAACCCGAGGTTCTGTTCGCCGAAGCCGACGAGGCCGTGGAAGGACAGGGCGGCCGCGACCGCCGCACAGCAGAACAGGAGAACGTAGGAGGCCGTGCCATAGATGGCCTCCTTGCGCCTGCGGCGCTCCTCGCTGCGCTCCCACGAGTCGTCCGCGCTCGGCTTCTCCCCGGAGGAGCGCTTGCTGCGCGCGAGTACCGCCACCGCCGTCAGCATGCCCAGGAGCAGTACGGCGCCCGGAAGCAGCCAATTCAGCGATATGTCGGTCAGTCTCATCAGGGGTCCCTTGCATTGGGATAGGGCGTAACGCCCGCCATAGTGGCCCAACCCCGCCGACCCTCAGGGGGGTTTCGGGGCAAGAGGCCGCCAAGGAAGTGCAAGGGGATGCCCAGGGCGGCGTTCCGCTCGAACTGGTGTTTGAGGGGTGGGAGTTGAGTTCGAATAAGACTACCCGTACGGATGGTTCCTCGGAAAGTTCTTGCGACAGGTGGGGAAGTGGTGAATCACCGTCCGTGAACCGATCCGCGGGTGGGTGGCCCGCTGGCGGCGATCCTAGTCGACGCGGGAGGTTCTGTGGACCCTGAAGGCCCCTCAGGGGGACTTTGGGGTAGCAGGGTTGAGGGACGGCGTCGGCCGGTGCGGTGAGTGCTCAGGTCACCTCCAGGTCGGTGTGCTGGTGTGGTTCGGGATGCCTTGGGGTGCCTTGGGGCGGTCGGTGAGCCGTCATCTGTCGGTGCTGCCCGGGCCGGCCGGTGTGCACTGCGTGCCGGTGCGGCCCGGTCCTGCTGGGGTGTGGGGATGCTGGCCGGGGGTCGCGGCGCTGCCTGCCGCGGGCCCGGTGGTGCAGTGATCGCTGAGACCGTATAGGTGAGGCTGACCTTAGTTATCTTGTTGGAATGTGCACTGCAGCCCGGTGCGCCTATGGTGCTTGACGGGCAAGCGACAACCCGTCGTTAATGACCCAAGTGCCGACAAGTCGCCAGGAGGACCCGTGAAGCAGGGCGTGCAGGGCTTCGCCGGGGCGGGGACCCCGAAGTGCGGGACGCCGAACACGGCCCGGGTACCACCGCAGCAGCGGTCGGCCACTCCCCGGGACGGCGTCCGGGAGCGGGACATGGCCGTCCCGGGCGCGCGGGGCGAGCACACGCACGGTGAGCGGCCGGT contains:
- the rsgA gene encoding ribosome small subunit-dependent GTPase A, with the translated sequence MHPLAAYGWDRGWEAEFAPHAERGFLPGRVVRVDRGQCDIVTPTGMVRADTEFVVPHDPMKVVCTGDWVAVDPEGSDPRYVRTLLPRRTAFVRSTSSKRSEGQVLATNVDHVVICVSLAVELDLGRIERFLALAMSCSSGEALLRDSVDCGEFSAEPVVVLTKADLVHPATLAHLVEDVERSAPGVPVFTVSALHGDGLDALAALVGSRTSVLLGQSGAGKSTLANALLGEDVMDVQAERDVDGKGRHTTTTRNLLALPDGGVLIDTPGLRGVGLFDAGSGVGQVFAEIEELAEACRFHDCAHQSEPDCAVRSAVENGDLPVRRLESYRKLTRENRWIVAKTDARARAELRRDWKRRGAEGRAAMAAKRRRWT
- a CDS encoding SGNH/GDSL hydrolase family protein gives rise to the protein MARAGRVLAALLLALLPVAPARAVAEPASSWTGSWETAPSGTAPALRGAAVRNVVHLSVGGTAVRIRVSNRLGSRPLRLGAVTVALRRAAGPDAVPGSMRTATFHGSPTVTVPPGRDTVSDPVALTVPAAADLLVTVYTPDDDGPATHHRTALQTSYVAPVGAGRATDPDATGYTRTISSWYYVTGVDVRGAATGSVVAFGDSLTDGQGSTPDTNHRWPDRLAEQLRTRRLGVLNAGIGGNRLLHNGTGPSALARLDADALDRAGVRALVVFEGINDIKGTPEANDAEAYADAYRTLVARAHARGIRVIGVTLTPYRGYPAYTAARESVRQRVNAFLRTGGAFDAVADADAAVRDPADPTRILPRYDPGDHLHFDDAGMAAVADTVLLALTGAR
- a CDS encoding DUF456 domain-containing protein codes for the protein MGAGELVLVGVVIALGLCGVLVPGVPGSWLVWAAVLWWALTAPQPVAWGVLVGATGVLLLSLGVRWALPPRRLRQSGATPRMGVYAGAGALLGFILLPVLGALPGFMAGIYLHERLRLGGHGQAMAALRTAMRTGGSSVLAEFFACLLITAAWLGAVVWG
- a CDS encoding protein phosphatase 2C domain-containing protein, which translates into the protein MSQQGGRVSRHEDDWWGQLYDDSTEDTGPTAASDSLDDRFASAKNTVAGRPAQTPAHGAEPAGRGGDGEGDGRGDGGDAGRRVAREPAVPAQRAAQAPSATAAAGRNTSARPVSAGSAQPASPGGPAAPADPPPAPTEPLATISAPTDYTIADGTGTDYVGTDYVGTGPPTYDPEPAALPAADPDGLGELVPDTVLDGARYGACTLRAASLRGDSARYRGEPRRDALLTARFGTGEQALVLVAMATGARATPGAHLAAAEACRWIGRAVGRSQQRLVEDIRAARRGDLKSGLHRLTDRSLGRLRTSAAEQGVHPDEYTASLRCLLLPADPACHIRVFFGIGGGGLFRLRDGEWQDIEPQAPVVETGSPAVGGSGSPAMELPEGDPLTTDLGIPSPSGAHEPAPGVPRAPFRFRASPARSGDALVMCTEGLSDALRGEPALCAYLARRWSRPGRDAPGLAAFLADAQVRVKGYADDRTAAAVWES
- a CDS encoding ATP-binding protein encodes the protein MKRQALGGGLGVMGAFPAKAGEESDTITEHTCLLRRRLGRADLKAVPEARRELRRLLRHWGKPGRSDTAELLTSELVTNALVHTDDDAVLTAVVTPGGLHVEVRDFVSRRPELCAPDTREDTHGRGLVLVQSLADAWGVRPHGVGKSVWFELGAEAA
- a CDS encoding DUF2637 domain-containing protein produces the protein MRLTDISLNWLLPGAVLLLGMLTAVAVLARSKRSSGEKPSADDSWERSEERRRRKEAIYGTASYVLLFCCAAVAAALSFHGLVGFGEQNLGLTDGWQYLVPFGLDGAAMFCSVLAVREASHGDAALGSRILVWMFAAAAAWFNWVHAPRGIGHDGAPQFFSGMSLSAAVLFDRALKQTRRAALREQGLVPRPLPQIRIVRWLRAPRETYRAWSLMLLEGVRSLDEAVEEVREDRRQKEEARQRRRDQQRVERAQLKAISRGHRGFVGRAGRQVEVQAVERAPAPTTAEPAISSAEQLPVRARPSLQPVRSGSEPVTVDLTAEDDTMALPRLDSLERKLKDLEQQFG